DNA from Acidobacteriota bacterium:
GTCCGGACCGGCGAATGGACCTTCACGATCGACCGCGGCGGTCGCTGAGACGCTGGATCCGGATTCGTCACTGAGCTGGGAGATGGCCGGCCGCTGGGCCGTCTATCCGCCGCTGCTTCTGGTTTGCGGCGCGACCGGCATGCGCCTTCTGGAGGCGATGGGTCCACGCGACCTGGCGGTTCGCGACCTGCGGGCCGAGCTGGCTCGACTTGCGCTGCTGTCGTCCCTGCTGCTGTTGGCGGCGCTCCTGCTGCGCGCCCTGTTCCAGTCGATCGAGGTCTGGGGAGCGGGCGAGGCTCTCGCGCTCGACAACTTGCGAGGCGTGGCGCTGGAGAGCCGTTGGGGAGGTCGATGGCGCTGGCAGGTCGCGGCCGCGATGGTCGCGATGCTTGGTTCCCTTGCGGCCTGGAGGTTGCCCGGGGTTGGCCTGACGATCACCGGGGCCGGGGCCCTGGGGCTGGCGGCGACGCTGCCCATGACGGGCCACGCGTTCGGCAACCCTCTTGCGTGGACCGCGCAGAGCGTTCATGTGCTGGGCGCCGGATTCTGGATCGGCACGTTGATCGTCATCCTCGTTCTTCCGCTGATGGTCCCAGGGACATCGGTTGCGGAAGCGGCGTCGATGCGCCGGTTCTGGCTGGGCGCCTTCTGGCCGCTTGCGATCGTCGCCGCGACGCTCCTGGTGTTGAGCGGGGTCGTGCTGGCGATCCTCTACCTGCCGGCCTGGAACACCCTCTGGACCGAGGCGTATGGCCGAATCCTGCTGGCCAAGGTGGCGGGGAGTGTGGGCGTCCTGTTCCTGGGCGCCGTGAACCACCTCCGGATGAACTTCCGCCCCGATGCCCACACGGATCCGGTGCCGTTGACTGTCGCCCTCGAGGTGGCCTTCGCGCTGGTCGTGCTCGCGGCCACGGGGATGCTCACGAGCACCGCGCAGCCGGACATGCACTGACTAGCGCCCCGAAACTCCTCGCAGACTCGGTGTTTCGGCCCATCCCGTCCGCACGGCGGCGCCTGCGCCCCGAACTTGCTTCGCTGCGTTCCGGAGCGCAGGCGCCTAGAAGCTGATCCGGCTGCTCACTCCGATCGTTCGCGGCTGGTTCGTCAGGTAACCGACGCGCGCGCGCGTGCCCCGTTCCTGGTCGAGTGCCAGCAGGGCCCGCTCATCGAACGCGTTGTTGACGAAGAGTGCGATGTCCCAGCGCTCGTTC
Protein-coding regions in this window:
- a CDS encoding CopD family protein produces the protein MTATSGPANGPSRSTAAVAETLDPDSSLSWEMAGRWAVYPPLLLVCGATGMRLLEAMGPRDLAVRDLRAELARLALLSSLLLLAALLLRALFQSIEVWGAGEALALDNLRGVALESRWGGRWRWQVAAAMVAMLGSLAAWRLPGVGLTITGAGALGLAATLPMTGHAFGNPLAWTAQSVHVLGAGFWIGTLIVILVLPLMVPGTSVAEAASMRRFWLGAFWPLAIVAATLLVLSGVVLAILYLPAWNTLWTEAYGRILLAKVAGSVGVLFLGAVNHLRMNFRPDAHTDPVPLTVALEVAFALVVLAATGMLTSTAQPDMH